In Leptolyngbya sp. 'hensonii', the following are encoded in one genomic region:
- a CDS encoding NAD(P)H-quinone oxidoreductase subunit 5, with amino-acid sequence MEPIYQYAWLIPVLPLAGAMLVGIGLISFNQVTNRLRQGSAVFIVSLLGAGMVLSFALLWSQLAGHEPYTQMIEWAAAGNFRISMGYTIDHLSALMLVIVTTVAFLVMVYTDGYMAHDPGYVRFYSYLSLFSSSMLGLVISPNLVQVYIFWELVGMCSYLLIGFWYDRKAAADACQKAFVTNRVGDFGLLLGILGLFWATNSFEFEVIGERLQSLVESGALSAGLVALFAVLVFLGPVAKSAQFPLHVWLPDAMEGPTPISALIHAATMVAAGVFLVARMFPVFEHIPVAMDVIAWTGAVTAFIGATIAITQNDIKKGLAYSTMSQLGYMVMGLGVGAYSAGLFHLMTHAYFKAMLFLDSGSVIHGMEAVVGHDPAYAQDMRLMGGLRKYMPITAGTFFVGVLAISGIPPFAGFWSKDEILSLTFAANPVLWLVGWLTAGITAFYMFRMYFTTFEGELRAQDPAILNKIKAEQLQASGLAFGPGAMNPAELEAHAVPSEAHGHDSHSSDDGHDSHDSHPHSSTPHESPLAMTLPLLALAVPSILIGLVGTPFANYFEAFIHPPGEMVAEAPLEMTFQALPAEEMTEFLIMAGNSVGIGLIGLTLASLMYLSRKIDPAAIADRIQPLYRLSKNKWYFDDIYNTVFVQGSRRLARQVLEVDVRIVDGVVNLAGFVTLVTGEGLKYLENGRAQFYALIIFGAVLGLVIISGVT; translated from the coding sequence ATGGAACCGATATATCAGTATGCGTGGCTGATTCCTGTGTTACCACTGGCAGGAGCAATGCTGGTGGGCATAGGCTTGATTTCTTTTAATCAAGTCACTAATCGTCTCCGGCAGGGCTCTGCCGTCTTCATTGTTTCTCTGCTCGGTGCCGGTATGGTGCTCTCCTTTGCTCTGCTGTGGAGCCAACTGGCCGGTCATGAACCGTATACCCAGATGATTGAGTGGGCGGCAGCAGGCAATTTTCGGATTTCGATGGGGTACACCATCGATCATCTGTCTGCACTGATGCTGGTGATCGTAACCACTGTTGCTTTCCTGGTCATGGTCTACACCGATGGCTACATGGCCCATGATCCAGGCTATGTCCGTTTTTACTCGTACCTTAGCCTGTTCAGTTCCTCCATGTTGGGGTTAGTCATCAGTCCCAATCTGGTCCAGGTTTACATCTTCTGGGAACTGGTGGGGATGTGTTCCTACCTGCTGATTGGGTTTTGGTACGATCGCAAAGCAGCAGCAGATGCCTGCCAGAAAGCCTTCGTAACCAACCGGGTCGGTGACTTTGGTCTACTTCTGGGCATTTTGGGGCTGTTCTGGGCCACCAATAGCTTTGAATTTGAAGTCATCGGAGAACGGCTCCAGTCCCTGGTGGAATCGGGTGCCTTGAGTGCGGGTTTGGTCGCGCTGTTTGCTGTCCTGGTATTTCTCGGCCCAGTCGCCAAGTCCGCTCAGTTTCCCCTACATGTCTGGTTGCCAGATGCAATGGAGGGGCCAACCCCAATCTCGGCCCTGATTCATGCTGCCACTATGGTGGCGGCGGGTGTGTTTCTGGTGGCCCGGATGTTCCCGGTGTTTGAACACATTCCAGTGGCAATGGATGTGATCGCCTGGACTGGGGCTGTAACAGCCTTTATCGGAGCCACGATCGCGATCACGCAAAATGACATCAAGAAAGGTCTGGCTTATTCCACCATGTCCCAGTTGGGGTATATGGTGATGGGTCTGGGAGTTGGTGCTTACAGTGCAGGGCTATTCCATCTGATGACCCACGCTTACTTCAAAGCCATGCTCTTTCTAGATTCCGGCTCCGTCATCCATGGGATGGAAGCTGTGGTGGGCCACGATCCGGCCTACGCCCAGGATATGCGTCTGATGGGCGGATTACGGAAGTACATGCCGATTACGGCTGGAACCTTCTTTGTAGGTGTTCTGGCAATTTCGGGGATTCCTCCCTTTGCTGGATTCTGGTCCAAGGATGAAATTCTCAGTTTGACCTTTGCGGCCAATCCTGTCCTCTGGCTGGTAGGCTGGCTCACTGCTGGGATCACTGCTTTCTATATGTTCCGGATGTATTTCACGACTTTTGAGGGTGAGCTACGAGCCCAAGATCCGGCCATCCTGAACAAGATCAAGGCTGAGCAGCTCCAGGCCAGCGGTCTGGCTTTTGGCCCCGGTGCCATGAACCCGGCTGAACTGGAAGCCCACGCCGTTCCTAGTGAGGCCCATGGGCACGACAGTCACAGCAGCGATGATGGCCATGATAGTCATGACAGCCATCCTCACAGCAGCACCCCCCATGAATCTCCTCTAGCCATGACCCTGCCTCTGCTGGCTCTGGCTGTGCCTTCCATCCTGATTGGTCTGGTGGGAACGCCCTTCGCGAACTACTTCGAAGCATTTATCCATCCACCTGGAGAGATGGTTGCGGAAGCTCCCCTGGAAATGACATTCCAGGCGCTTCCGGCGGAGGAAATGACTGAATTTCTGATCATGGCTGGTAATTCAGTGGGGATTGGCCTGATCGGGCTGACCCTGGCGTCTCTCATGTATCTGAGTCGGAAAATTGATCCGGCAGCGATCGCCGATCGCATCCAACCCCTGTATCGGCTGTCCAAAAATAAATGGTACTTCGATGACATCTACAACACTGTCTTTGTTCAGGGTAGCCGCCGTTTAGCTCGTCAGGTGCTGGAAGTGGATGTGCGGATTGTAGATGGTGTGGTTAACCTGGCCGGTTTTGTAACGCTGGTGACTGGCGAGGGCCTGAAGTATCTGGAAAATGGCCGAGCCCAATTTTATGCCCTGATTATTTTTGGGGCGGTTCTGGGTCTGGTAATTATCTCTGGTGTGACCTAA